From Fusobacterium sp. DD2:
GCCCCAAATTTGATTTGGGGCTTTCAGATCTCATATTAAGTCAACTATTTTGCAGCGTATACAGATACTTGCTTTCTGTCTTTTCCTAATCTTTCGAATTTTACATATCCGTCAATTAGAGCAAATAGAGTGTGGTCTTTTCCCATTCCCATGTTATTACCTGGGTGGAAAGCTGTTCCTCTTTGTCTAACTATGATGTTTCCAGCTTTTACAACTTCTCCATCATATTTTTTTACTCCAAGATATTTAGGATTAGAATCTCTTCCGTTTTTAACAGAACCTTGTCCTTTTTTATGTGCAAATAATTGTATATTTAAAGTAAATTGCATCTATTTTTCCTCCTTCTCAACAAGCTTTATATTTTTAGGATAATCTTTTGATAAATTTCTTATCA
This genomic window contains:
- the rpmA gene encoding 50S ribosomal protein L27 translates to MQFTLNIQLFAHKKGQGSVKNGRDSNPKYLGVKKYDGEVVKAGNIIVRQRGTAFHPGNNMGMGKDHTLFALIDGYVKFERLGKDRKQVSVYAAK